One Pseudomonas brassicacearum genomic region harbors:
- a CDS encoding flagellar basal body-associated protein FliL, whose protein sequence is MKARIMLMLALSLPVAAMAEEAKEAKEGEAPKVSYITLSPPFVGNYGLDGTAKLKVYKADVALRVTGDAAAAAVKANEPLIRNQLVALFAQQTTEAMNNLEAKEKLRQEALKQTQQVMNDETGKPMVDDLLFNNLIIQ, encoded by the coding sequence GTGAAAGCGCGGATCATGTTGATGCTGGCTCTGTCGTTGCCTGTGGCGGCGATGGCTGAAGAGGCCAAGGAAGCGAAGGAAGGCGAGGCGCCGAAGGTCAGTTACATCACCCTCAGCCCGCCGTTCGTGGGCAATTATGGCTTGGACGGCACAGCGAAGCTGAAGGTCTACAAGGCCGACGTGGCCCTGCGCGTGACCGGCGATGCCGCCGCTGCGGCGGTGAAGGCCAACGAGCCGCTGATTCGTAACCAGTTGGTGGCGCTGTTCGCCCAACAGACCACCGAGGCCATGAATAATCTGGAGGCCAAGGAAAAGCTGCGTCAGGAAGCGCTGAAGCAGACCCAGCAAGTGATGAACGACGAAACCGGCAAGCCGATGGTGGATGATCTGTTGTTCAACAACCTGATCATTCAATAA
- a CDS encoding NADPH:quinone oxidoreductase family protein, producing MKAVLCKEFGPAESLVLEDVASPVAKKNEVLLDVHAAGVNFPDTLIIEGKYQFKPPFPFSPGGEAAGVISEVGEKVSHLKVGDRVMALTGWGSFAEQVAVPGYNVLPIPASMDFNTAAAFSMTYGTSMHALKQRANLQPGETLLVLGASGGVGLAAVEIGKAMGARVIAAASSAEKLAVAKAAGADELINYSETSLKDEIKRLTDGQGADVIYDPVGGDLFDQAIRAIAWNGRLLVVGFASGRIPELPVNLALLKGAAVVGVFWGSFAQRQPQDNAANFQQLFGWFAEGKLKPLVSQVYPLSNAAQAINDLGQRKAVGKVVVQVR from the coding sequence ATGAAAGCCGTGCTGTGCAAAGAATTCGGCCCCGCCGAATCGCTGGTGCTGGAAGACGTCGCCAGCCCCGTCGCGAAGAAGAACGAAGTGCTGCTGGACGTGCACGCCGCCGGGGTGAATTTCCCTGACACGCTGATCATCGAGGGCAAATATCAATTCAAGCCACCGTTCCCGTTTTCCCCCGGTGGCGAAGCGGCGGGCGTGATCAGCGAGGTGGGTGAGAAAGTCAGCCACTTGAAGGTCGGCGACCGGGTCATGGCATTGACCGGCTGGGGCAGCTTTGCCGAACAGGTGGCGGTGCCGGGCTACAACGTGTTGCCGATCCCGGCGTCCATGGACTTCAACACCGCTGCCGCCTTCAGCATGACCTACGGCACTTCGATGCATGCCCTCAAGCAACGGGCCAACCTGCAACCTGGCGAAACCCTGCTGGTGCTCGGCGCATCCGGTGGGGTCGGCCTGGCGGCGGTGGAGATTGGCAAGGCCATGGGCGCCCGGGTGATCGCCGCCGCCAGCAGCGCGGAAAAACTCGCCGTGGCCAAGGCAGCCGGCGCCGATGAATTGATCAACTACAGCGAAACCAGCCTCAAGGATGAAATCAAGCGCCTCACCGACGGCCAGGGCGCCGATGTGATCTACGACCCGGTGGGTGGCGACCTGTTCGACCAGGCCATCCGCGCCATCGCCTGGAACGGCCGATTGCTGGTGGTCGGCTTCGCCAGCGGGCGCATCCCTGAACTGCCGGTGAACCTGGCCCTGCTCAAGGGCGCCGCCGTGGTGGGCGTATTCTGGGGCTCCTTCGCCCAGCGCCAGCCCCAGGACAACGCCGCCAACTTTCAGCAATTGTTCGGCTGGTTCGCCGAGGGCAAGCTCAAGCCGCTGGTGTCGCAGGTGTACCCGCTGAGCAACGCGGCACAAGCCATCAATGATCTTGGCCAACGCAAGGCGGTCGGAAAAGTGGTGGTTCAGGTTCGCTGA
- the glpT gene encoding glycerol-3-phosphate transporter, whose amino-acid sequence MFAFFRPAAHQAPLPEEKIDSTYRRLRWQIFAGIFIGYAGYYLLRKNFTLAFPDLIAQGYTKGQLGVAMSAIAIAYGLSKFLMGIVSDRSNPRYFLPFGLIVSAGVMFVFGFAPWATSSVTMMFILLFINGWAQGMGWPPSGRTMVHWWSQKERGGVVSVWNTAHNVGGGLIGPLAILGMGWFNDWHSKFYVPAAVALLVAVFAFIVMRDTPQSTGLPPIEKYKNDYPEGYDASHEEEFSAKDIFVKYVLRNKMLWFIALANVFVYLLRYGILDWAPTYLKEVKHFNFDKTSWAYFLYEWAGIPGTLLCGWMSDKIFRGNRGLTGMVFMALVTVATIIYWLNPPGNPMVDMISLFAIGFLIYGPVMLVGLQALELVPKKAAGTAAGFTGLFGYLGGSVAASAMMGYTVDYFGWDGGFILLVVACLLAMAFLAPTLWHKQIASQSREAVA is encoded by the coding sequence ATGTTTGCTTTCTTTCGCCCTGCCGCCCATCAGGCTCCATTGCCTGAAGAAAAAATAGACAGCACTTATCGACGCCTTCGCTGGCAGATCTTCGCCGGGATTTTCATTGGGTATGCAGGTTACTACCTGCTGCGCAAGAACTTCACCCTGGCATTTCCGGATCTGATTGCCCAAGGCTATACAAAAGGCCAACTGGGGGTGGCGATGTCGGCGATCGCGATCGCCTACGGCCTTTCCAAGTTTCTGATGGGCATCGTGTCCGACCGCTCCAACCCTCGTTACTTCCTGCCCTTTGGCCTGATCGTGTCCGCCGGTGTCATGTTCGTTTTCGGTTTCGCACCGTGGGCAACCTCCAGCGTGACCATGATGTTCATCCTGTTGTTCATCAACGGCTGGGCCCAAGGCATGGGTTGGCCACCAAGCGGGCGCACCATGGTGCACTGGTGGTCGCAGAAAGAACGCGGCGGTGTAGTTTCGGTATGGAACACCGCCCACAACGTCGGCGGCGGCCTGATCGGTCCACTGGCAATACTTGGCATGGGCTGGTTCAACGACTGGCACAGCAAGTTCTACGTACCGGCAGCGGTGGCGCTGCTGGTCGCTGTATTTGCCTTCATTGTCATGCGCGACACGCCGCAATCGACAGGCTTGCCGCCCATCGAGAAGTACAAGAACGATTACCCGGAAGGCTACGATGCCAGCCACGAAGAAGAATTCAGCGCCAAGGATATCTTCGTCAAATACGTGCTGCGCAACAAAATGCTCTGGTTCATCGCCCTGGCCAACGTCTTCGTCTACTTGTTGCGCTACGGCATCCTGGATTGGGCGCCGACCTACCTTAAAGAGGTCAAGCACTTCAATTTCGACAAGACGTCCTGGGCTTACTTTCTGTACGAGTGGGCCGGCATTCCCGGCACGCTGCTGTGCGGGTGGATGTCGGACAAGATTTTCCGGGGCAACCGTGGCCTGACGGGCATGGTATTCATGGCATTAGTGACCGTTGCGACGATCATTTACTGGCTTAATCCGCCGGGCAATCCGATGGTCGACATGATCTCGCTGTTTGCGATCGGCTTTCTGATCTACGGCCCGGTCATGCTGGTGGGTCTGCAGGCGCTGGAACTGGTGCCCAAGAAAGCGGCGGGCACGGCTGCCGGCTTTACCGGTCTGTTTGGTTATCTGGGTGGTTCGGTCGCGGCCAGCGCCATGATGGGCTACACGGTGGACTATTTCGGCTGGGATGGCGGTTTCATCCTGCTGGTCGTCGCCTGCCTGCTGGCCATGGCGTTCCTTGCGCCGACCCTATGGCACAAGCAAATCGCCAGTCAGAGCCGCGAAGCGGTCGCCTGA
- a CDS encoding gamma-glutamylcyclotransferase — protein sequence MTVIESAITCAPYPPRLDLGPQLTREQLLASMQSTMSLHLGGPVWLFAYGSLIWRPECTAVERMRGRVHGYHRGLYLWSHEHRGTPELPGLVFGLDRGGSCSGFAYRLPQENLEDSLFALWQREMPFPSYRPHWLSCRLEDGSQVQALGFVLERHLPSYAGNLPDHVLSQVFESACGRYGTTRDYVEQTVHALRSHAMPDRNLEARLKRCQSALDQATASRL from the coding sequence ATGACCGTTATCGAATCCGCCATTACCTGTGCGCCGTACCCTCCACGTCTTGACTTGGGGCCACAGCTGACCCGTGAGCAATTGCTCGCCTCGATGCAATCGACCATGAGTCTTCACCTGGGCGGTCCGGTCTGGCTGTTCGCCTACGGCTCCTTGATCTGGCGGCCGGAATGCACGGCGGTGGAGCGGATGCGTGGCCGGGTCCATGGTTATCATCGTGGGTTGTATTTGTGGTCCCACGAACACCGTGGTACCCCGGAGTTGCCGGGATTGGTATTCGGGCTGGATCGCGGCGGCTCCTGCAGCGGTTTCGCTTATCGTTTGCCGCAAGAGAATCTCGAGGACTCGCTATTCGCCTTGTGGCAACGCGAGATGCCGTTCCCGTCCTATCGCCCACACTGGCTCAGTTGCCGTCTCGAGGATGGCAGCCAGGTGCAAGCCTTGGGTTTTGTGCTGGAACGGCACCTGCCCAGCTATGCCGGGAATTTGCCGGACCATGTGCTGAGCCAGGTGTTCGAAAGCGCCTGTGGACGTTACGGCACCACTCGCGATTATGTCGAGCAGACCGTCCACGCCCTGCGCAGCCACGCCATGCCAGACCGGAATCTGGAGGCGCGGCTCAAGCGCTGCCAATCAGCGCTGGATCAGGCGACCGCTTCGCGGCTCTGA